The Actinocorallia herbida DNA window CTGCACCCGCCCGGTCAGCTCCACCACGTCGTCCGGCAGCTTCGCCAGTTCCGGCGCGCTGCCGGACAGCGCCGAGCCCAGCCGGTTCAGCCCGTCGACGAGATCGCGCAGGTCCTCGCCCGCGTCGGCGTACGACTCGGAGACCGCCGACGCCTCCCGGATGATCTTCTGGAGCCGCGGTCCCGACCCGTCGAGGCCGGTCGCGAGGCCGCCGACGATGTCCTCCAGGCTCTCGCCGCCGAGCGCGGCGAGGACCGGGCCGACCCGCGCGGTGACCCGCTCCAGGTCGGGCTCGACCGAGGTCTGCGCGAGCTCGGCGCCGGACGCGAGCGGCTGCGCCGTCCGGGGCACGGCCCCTTCCGGCGGGGTGAGCTTGACGTAGTTCTCGCCGAGCAGGCTCGTCTTGGCGATCGTCGCCGCGGTGCCGACCGGGATCCGGGTGCCGTCCACGAGCGACAGCGTCACCTTCGAGCGGTAGCCCTGGAGGGCGACCGCGGTGACCGAGCCGACCCGCACGTCGTACATCTGCACCCCGTGGCCGGGCACCAGGTTCTGCACGTCGTCGAAGACCGCGTACAGGGTCAGGTCGCCCTTGGGCGCGCCGAGCGTCTGAAGCGAGCAGCCCGACACCGCGGCCGACATCGTGACCAGGACGAGTACTGCGGTTGGCGCGCGCTTCACGACCCCGCCTTCCGCTCGACGGACGGGCAGTTCCCGATGGGTTCGTCCAGGCACGGCACCTCGCCCCAGTTCATCGCGTCGAAGATCGGCTGGAGCCAGATCCGCAGCGTCGCGTTCAGATGGACCCGGATCTTGATCGCGTCGATGCCGGGCTCCCACGCGCCGCTGATCGCGTCGGTGACGCCGGCGAGGCCGACGATCCCCTGCGCCAGCGACCCGCTGTTGGCCTTGAGCGTCATCACCAGGGACGAGGTCTGCGCCATCGTCTCGGGCAGATCCTCCCGGTACGCGGTGACGATCACCTCGCCCTTGCGGATCAGCGCCTCCAGCCCGACCAGGAGGTTCTTCAACCGGGTCCGCTCCGACGCGAGCTGCCCGCTGGTCTCGCTGAACGCGTCGATGAGCGCGCGCAGCTTCTTGTCGCGCTTGTTCAGGGACGCCGCGAGATCCTTCATCCGCGCCGCCACCGAGACGATCTTCTCGTCCTGCGCGGCGAGGTCCTCGGCGACGTCCGCGGTGGTGGCGAGCGCGTCGTTGATGCCCTTGCCCCGCCCGTCGACGAGTTCGGCCCCGGTGTGCAGGAGACCGCGCACCTTCTCGGGGTCGAGCGCCTCGGTCAGGCCGGTGAAGGAGTGCAGCGCCTCGTCGATCTCGACGGGCGGCTCGGTCCGCTCGACCGGGATGACGGCCCCCGCCTCGGCCTTGGCCGCGCCCGGCTTCCACGGCGGGTACAGCACCACGCTGCGCTCGCCGATGACCGTTTCGGCGCTGATCGTCGCCCAGGCGTCGGCCGGGACCGGGACATGGCCGTCGATGAGCACGTCGACCCTGACCCGGTGGTCCTCGATCCGCATCCGCTCCACGATGCCGACGTTCGCGCCCATGACCTTGACGCGGGACCGCTCGTACAGCGACGGGGACTTCGTGAAGTAGACCGTCATCCGGTAGCCGTCGGACACCCCCGGCAGGGCGCATCCCGAGGCCAGGCCGGCGACGAGCGTGACGGAGAGGAGCGCGGCGGTCAGCGCGCGGCGGGGCGTCACTTCTTCCCCCCGAGCAGTTCGGCGAGGTCCTCGGGCGCGACAGGGCCGATCTGGGTGCCGACCGCGTCGAGCCAGGGGCCGTAGGAGCCGATGGTGGAGAACGCGCCCATGGCCGGGCCGAGCCAGGCCAGGGTGGTGTTCATGTCGTCGAGGCCGGGCCGCAGCGTCTCGACGGTTCCCCCGAGGTCGTCGATCAGGTCGATGAGCGCCTGCTGCTGGGTGTCGATCAGCTTCGACAGCCGGGTGACCGCGCTGCTGCCGCTGCCGAACAGCACGGCGAGTTCGGCCTCCCGGTCGCGCAGCTGGTCCAGCAGCGCCTGGATGCCCTTGGCGAGCCGCGACAGCTGGGCGTCCTTGGCGGTGACGACGGTGAGCAGCCGGTCCGCGCTGTTGACGAGTTCGCGCAGCTCCGGGCCGGAGTTCTCCAGCGCGTCGGCGAGCTGGGTGAGGCCGTGCAGCGCGTCGGCGAGGCGTTCGCGGGTGCGCGGAGAGATCCCGCCGAGCTTGTCGATGACGTCGCCGATGAGCTTCGCGTCGAGCTGGCCGAGGGTCTTGGTGCCGGTGGAGATCACGTCGCCTGCGGTGACCGGCAGCCGGGTGCGGTCCTGCGGGATGGCCCGCTCGCCCTCCGGCAGGTCGGCCAGGTACGGCTCGGAGACGGGCCCGCTGAGCCGCAGGTACCTGCCCCCGAGGATGTTGGACGTGCTGATCTCCGCGCGCGTCTGCGGCCCGAGGTTCACCTTGCTGTCCACCTTCCAGGCGATCCGCACGAGCCCCTGGGCGAAGTCGGGCTCGACCGCGGTGACCTCGCCGACCTTGATCCCGGCGACCCGCACCTCGTTGCCCTCGTGCAGCCCGCCGGTCCCGGCGAACACGCCGGTGACGGTGTAGCGGTCGTGGAGCAGCCCGGTGGACCCGGCGAGGAAGACCGCGACGAGCCCGACCACGATGACCAGGAGCGAGGCGACGCCCACGACCGCCTGGTCGCGGTCACGGAACGACTTGAGCGCCATCACGTGCCTCCCACGACGAGGTCGGGAAGCGCGGGCGAGACGTCTTCGCCCGTGTCCCGCTCGGGCACCTCGCTGAGCTTGACGTCGTACGGGCACGGGCCCGGTGCGAGCGTCAGGCACGGGACCGCGCCGATCAGGAACCGGCCCTCGTTGACCATGTCGAACATGTCCTCCAGCTTCGGTCCGGTCGTTCTCATCAGGCCTTGGAGCGGACCGAGGTTGCGCCGGGTGCCGTCCATGACGGCGCTGAGCCTGCCGAGCATGTCCGCGAGGTCGTCGGCGTTGTCCCCGGCGACCTTGTCGGTGGTGCGCAGGGTCTTGGCGAGTTCTTCGATCGCGTCGTCCACGAGCGCGCGGTTGTCGGCGAACGCCTCGGTGAGCGTCGCCAGGTCGTCGACGGCCTGGGCGATCTGGTCGTCGCGCCTGCCGAGCACGCCGCTGACCGTGGAGAAGTCGGCGATCAGGTTCTCCAGGGTCTGCTTGCGGCCGTCGAGGGTGTCCGACAGCCGCTCGACGTTGGCGAGCAGCGCGACGGCGTCGTCCTCGGTGCCGTCCATCGCGGTGTAGATCGCGGCGAGGATCGCGTTGACCTGGTCGGGGTCGAGGCCCCGGGCGAGCGGTTCGAGCCGGTTGATGAGATCGCCGACGTCCACGACCGAGCGGGTCTTGGCGATCTCGTCGCCGTCGCCGAGCATCTCGGGGTCGGCGCCGGGCACCAGGTAGACCACCCGCTGGCCGACCGCGTCGCGCCACCGGATCGCCGCCTCGCTGTCGCGCGGCACCCGGTGGGCGGTCTCGACCTTCAGTTCGACCTCGGCCTTGCCGTCCACCACCTCGATCTCGCCGACCTGGCCGACGGGGGTGCCCGCGATCTTCACCTTGTCGCCGGATCGCAGGCCGCTGGCGTCGTCGAAGACCGCGGTGAGCCGGTAGGTCTCGCCGAAGCCGAGGCGCACGATCTGCACCGAGATGAAGGCGGTGAGCGCCCCGGTGAGGAGGAGGAACACGATGACCTGGGTGACGGAGCCGATCCGCAGGCGGGTCCTGGCGTTGGAGGGGAGGCGTCCGCGCATGTCAGTTGCCTCCCGTGCTGCCGGGGCAGATGCCGATGATGAGCTCGCAAGGGTCGGTGGGCAGCAGGATCTCCGCGGACAGAAGGTGCTTGCCCTGGGGTCCGGGAGCCCAGCTGATCGCCTTGAACACCCACAGGAGGTCGATGACGGTCCGCACCCCGTCGCCCGCGATGGGCAGCACGTGGTCCAGGAAGGCCGTCGCGTTCTCGCCGGAGCGGAAGGCGGCCCGCAGGTCGCCCTCGTGCCGGGAGAGACCCGGGCCGAGGAGGGCGGAGAGCTGGGAGACGCCCGCGGCGGTCTTCAGGCCACGGTCCTTGCCCGAGGTCAGGGTCTCCATCAGCGCCGTCGAGTTCGTGACGACGGTCGCGGTGTCCGCGCCGATGCCGCGCAGCCGGGCGAGCCTGGCCAGGTCGGCGAGGAACGACTCGGCCCTGCCGCGCTGGTCGTAGGCGACGCCGAGCAGGGTCTCGGTGCTGTCCAGCAGGCCGGCGAGGTTCGGCCCCGCGCCGCCGAGCCCCTGCGCGAGGGCGTCGACGACGACCGCCACCTGCGCGGGGTCCATCGCGCCCACCGCGGCGTCGGCCTCGCCGAGCAGCCCGGTGAGGTCGAGGCTGTCGGACGTCCGCTCGATCGTCGCGCCGTCGGCGAGGAACGGTCCGACCTCCTCGTGCGGCCCGGGGATGAGGTTGACGAACTTCGGGCCGAACATCGACTCGGGCTCCAGCGACGCCACCGCGGAGTCGGGCACCGGGACGTGCTCGTCGATCCGCAGCGTCAGCCGGGCGCCGCCGCCGGGGGCGAGTTCGATCTCGCTGACGCGGCCGACGGTCACGCCGCGCATCTTCACCGGGGACGACTTGGTGAGCCCCTGCCCGGCCGCGCCGAAGTCGGCGGTGATCAGCCGGCCCTTGGCCGCGAAGGGCTTGGCGACGGCGAGGTAGCCGAGCAGCGCGAGGACGACCACCGTGGCCAGGGTGATCGCGATCCGGCGCGCCTCCGAAAGCGTCCCGCTCATCCGGCGAGCCTCACTGTGCCGCCCTGACCCCAGAACACATAGCTGAGCAGGAGGTTCAGGGTCACGATGGCCACGATGGACAACCGGATGGCACGGCCCGCCGCCCGTCCGACGCCCACCGGGCCGCCACTCGCGTAGTAGCCGTAGTAGCAGTGGATGGTGACCACGGCGAAGGCGAAGATGCCGACTTTGGCGGCGCTGTAGAAGAGGTCCTGCGGTGGCAAATAGAGGTAGAAGTAGTAGTCGAAGACTCCTGGCGCGAGCCCGAAGAACTCGGTGCTGATCGTCCGGGTCGCGAAGATGCTCGCGAACAGCGCGATCAGGTAGAGCGGCACCAGCGCGAGGAGCGCCGCGACGACCCGGGTGCAGATGAGGTAGACGAACGAGTTGATGCCCATCACCTCCAGCGCGTCGATCTCCTCGGAGATGCGCATCGCGCCCAGCTCCGCGGTGAAGGACGAGCCGCACTGGGCGGCCAGCGCGATCGCGGCGATGATCGGGGTCGTCTCGCGGACGTTCACGAAGGCCCCGACGAGGCCCATGAACGACTCGGCGCCGATGACCTGCAGCCCGGTGTAGACCTGGAGCCCGACCTCGGTGCCGAGGAACAGCGACATGATGAAGATGACGAAGACCATGCCGCCGCCGACGACGGTCGCGCCGACGCCGATGACGATGTCGCTCACCTGGATCAGGACGGTCTTGCCGTACCTGAGCCGCAGGACGATGTCGCGCAGCGAGTAGAACACGACCTTGAGGACGAAGACCGGCCACTCCGCGAGGGAGGCCGTGCGGTGCGCGGCGGCGGCCGACACCTTGATGACGCGTACCGCCGCGGTGCGCTGTGCGTCGATGAGCATCAGCCCTCCGGCGGGTATGCGAGGAAGTAGATGGTGCTGATGATGTAGTTGAAGGCGAAGACGAGCATGAACGCGACGACCGTCGCCTGGTTGACCGCGCGGCCGACCCCCACGGGGCTCTTCTCGCAGTTCATGCCCTTGTGGCAGGCGACCAGGGCGGCGATCATGCCGAACATCCAGGCCTTGAAGAGGGTGACGAACAGGTCGGACACCCGGAGCAGGCCGAGGGCGCCGTCGAAGTAGGCCCCGGGCGTCACACCCTGGAGCAGCACGTTGAAGACGAACCCGCCGACGGCCCCGGACATGATGACCAGGGAGGCCAGCATCGTCGCGACGATGCTGGCCGCCCACATGCGCGGCGTGACGAGGCGGTGGATGGGATTGATGCCCATCACCTCCATCGCGGCGAGTTCGTCGCGGATGTTGCGGGCGCCCATGTCGGAGGTCATGGCCGAGCCGCCGGCCCCGGCGATGATGAGCGCCGACGCGATCGGCGCGACCTCGCGGACCAGGCCGACGATGACGGCGCCTCCCGTCGCGGACTGGGCGCCGAGCTGTCCGGCGAGGTCTCCGACCTGGAGGGCGACCGTCGCGCCGAGGGGCAGCGCGACCATGATCACGGGCAGGGTGGTGACCCGGGCGAGGAACGCGAACTGCTCGATGAACTCCCAGAACCAGCGCCGCACGTCCCACGTGCGGCGGAGCCCTTCCAGCCCGATCGAGAACAGCTCGCCGAGCGAGGTGAGGCCGCGGTGGGCGCGGCGGGGGGAGAGCCTGTCGCCGAGGAGACGAGGCAGCGAGGACGGGGGTGAGGCCATGTCGCTCCTTCACCAGGGGGGTGGGAGAAGGCACTGAATCAGCTGACCGTGCAGGTGAACGGCCGGTAATGGCCCTTCACTCAAAGAAGAATGCAATTTCCGTATAGTGATGCTGGGCATGTGCCCAGTATTGCTGAGCATATGCTTAGCATGGCGGTATCCTGTGGTCAAGGTCACAGCGGAGGGTGACGATACGATGTGAGCCCGCACTGCCCGGCGTGATGATCACGCAGCCAGGAGGTCGACCAGATGGCATCGCCGCGCCGCATCGGCGCGCCCGACGCGAAGAACCGCGGTGTCCTCCTCGACGCCGCCGAGCGCCTCCTCCTCGAGGAGGGGCACACCGCCGTCAGCTCACGCAGGGTCGCCGCCCGTGCCGGACTCAAACCGCAGCTCGTGCACTACTACTTCCGCACCATGGACGATCTGCTCATCGAGGTCTTCCGCCGCCGTGCCGAGGAGGGCCTCGCCTTCCAGGCCGCGGCCCTCGCCTCCGAACAGCCCCTCTGGGCCCTGTGGCGGTACAGCACCGACCCCGCGGCCGTCGCCATCACGATGGAGTTCACCGGCCTCGCCGCGCAGAGTGAGGCGGTCCGCACCGAGATGGCCCGCTACTCGGAGCTCTTCCGCCGGGCCCAGATCGCCGCCCTCGAGAAGATCCTCCCGCGCTACGGCCTCGCCGAGTCCCTCTCCCCGGTCGTGCTGACCGTCCTCATCTCCAGCCTCTCCCGCATGCTCTCCCTGGAGACCGCGCTGGGCTTCGACACCGGCCACGCCGAGACCATCACCCTCATCGAGTCCCTCCTCCTCGACCTGGAAGGCGAACCCCGCCTCGCCCCCACCGCCTGACTCCGCGGGCGACCGACGCGGAAAAGCGCCCCGTGAAGGGGGTATCGCTCGTCGGCGGGAAATTCGGATGACTTCCGGTGCGGTGAGGATGCATTCTCAGGGGACGAAAGCGTCGCCGCACAAGCCGACGGGTTGAGGCATCTGCCTTCCGAGCAGAAGGACGGGGTTCGAGTCCCCGGTGCGGCTCGAACCTGACTGCGGCCGAGCGGAGCAACGACCCTCGGGTGGTCGGGCCGGCCCTGACGGCGCGGACACCACCGCACGTCG harbors:
- a CDS encoding MCE family protein, with product MKRAPTAVLVLVTMSAAVSGCSLQTLGAPKGDLTLYAVFDDVQNLVPGHGVQMYDVRVGSVTAVALQGYRSKVTLSLVDGTRIPVGTAATIAKTSLLGENYVKLTPPEGAVPRTAQPLASGAELAQTSVEPDLERVTARVGPVLAALGGESLEDIVGGLATGLDGSGPRLQKIIREASAVSESYADAGEDLRDLVDGLNRLGSALSGSAPELAKLPDDVVELTGRVQKDRKQLKQTLTDLTSLAETANKVIREEHGARLHTLLKRLDRVLRAVLRGKEDLKTVTRDLLEKLMKAPRVTHEGQALAYAYLAGFLPTGKAPERDFAAQLKRLLGPK
- a CDS encoding MCE family protein, producing the protein MTPRRALTAALLSVTLVAGLASGCALPGVSDGYRMTVYFTKSPSLYERSRVKVMGANVGIVERMRIEDHRVRVDVLIDGHVPVPADAWATISAETVIGERSVVLYPPWKPGAAKAEAGAVIPVERTEPPVEIDEALHSFTGLTEALDPEKVRGLLHTGAELVDGRGKGINDALATTADVAEDLAAQDEKIVSVAARMKDLAASLNKRDKKLRALIDAFSETSGQLASERTRLKNLLVGLEALIRKGEVIVTAYREDLPETMAQTSSLVMTLKANSGSLAQGIVGLAGVTDAISGAWEPGIDAIKIRVHLNATLRIWLQPIFDAMNWGEVPCLDEPIGNCPSVERKAGS
- a CDS encoding MlaD family protein — encoded protein: MALKSFRDRDQAVVGVASLLVIVVGLVAVFLAGSTGLLHDRYTVTGVFAGTGGLHEGNEVRVAGIKVGEVTAVEPDFAQGLVRIAWKVDSKVNLGPQTRAEISTSNILGGRYLRLSGPVSEPYLADLPEGERAIPQDRTRLPVTAGDVISTGTKTLGQLDAKLIGDVIDKLGGISPRTRERLADALHGLTQLADALENSGPELRELVNSADRLLTVVTAKDAQLSRLAKGIQALLDQLRDREAELAVLFGSGSSAVTRLSKLIDTQQQALIDLIDDLGGTVETLRPGLDDMNTTLAWLGPAMGAFSTIGSYGPWLDAVGTQIGPVAPEDLAELLGGKK
- a CDS encoding MCE family protein; this translates as MRGRLPSNARTRLRIGSVTQVIVFLLLTGALTAFISVQIVRLGFGETYRLTAVFDDASGLRSGDKVKIAGTPVGQVGEIEVVDGKAEVELKVETAHRVPRDSEAAIRWRDAVGQRVVYLVPGADPEMLGDGDEIAKTRSVVDVGDLINRLEPLARGLDPDQVNAILAAIYTAMDGTEDDAVALLANVERLSDTLDGRKQTLENLIADFSTVSGVLGRRDDQIAQAVDDLATLTEAFADNRALVDDAIEELAKTLRTTDKVAGDNADDLADMLGRLSAVMDGTRRNLGPLQGLMRTTGPKLEDMFDMVNEGRFLIGAVPCLTLAPGPCPYDVKLSEVPERDTGEDVSPALPDLVVGGT
- a CDS encoding MlaD family protein, whose protein sequence is MSGTLSEARRIAITLATVVVLALLGYLAVAKPFAAKGRLITADFGAAGQGLTKSSPVKMRGVTVGRVSEIELAPGGGARLTLRIDEHVPVPDSAVASLEPESMFGPKFVNLIPGPHEEVGPFLADGATIERTSDSLDLTGLLGEADAAVGAMDPAQVAVVVDALAQGLGGAGPNLAGLLDSTETLLGVAYDQRGRAESFLADLARLARLRGIGADTATVVTNSTALMETLTSGKDRGLKTAAGVSQLSALLGPGLSRHEGDLRAAFRSGENATAFLDHVLPIAGDGVRTVIDLLWVFKAISWAPGPQGKHLLSAEILLPTDPCELIIGICPGSTGGN
- a CDS encoding ABC transporter permease gives rise to the protein MLIDAQRTAAVRVIKVSAAAAHRTASLAEWPVFVLKVVFYSLRDIVLRLRYGKTVLIQVSDIVIGVGATVVGGGMVFVIFIMSLFLGTEVGLQVYTGLQVIGAESFMGLVGAFVNVRETTPIIAAIALAAQCGSSFTAELGAMRISEEIDALEVMGINSFVYLICTRVVAALLALVPLYLIALFASIFATRTISTEFFGLAPGVFDYYFYLYLPPQDLFYSAAKVGIFAFAVVTIHCYYGYYASGGPVGVGRAAGRAIRLSIVAIVTLNLLLSYVFWGQGGTVRLAG
- a CDS encoding MlaE family ABC transporter permease; amino-acid sequence: MASPPSSLPRLLGDRLSPRRAHRGLTSLGELFSIGLEGLRRTWDVRRWFWEFIEQFAFLARVTTLPVIMVALPLGATVALQVGDLAGQLGAQSATGGAVIVGLVREVAPIASALIIAGAGGSAMTSDMGARNIRDELAAMEVMGINPIHRLVTPRMWAASIVATMLASLVIMSGAVGGFVFNVLLQGVTPGAYFDGALGLLRVSDLFVTLFKAWMFGMIAALVACHKGMNCEKSPVGVGRAVNQATVVAFMLVFAFNYIISTIYFLAYPPEG
- a CDS encoding TetR/AcrR family transcriptional regulator, yielding MASPRRIGAPDAKNRGVLLDAAERLLLEEGHTAVSSRRVAARAGLKPQLVHYYFRTMDDLLIEVFRRRAEEGLAFQAAALASEQPLWALWRYSTDPAAVAITMEFTGLAAQSEAVRTEMARYSELFRRAQIAALEKILPRYGLAESLSPVVLTVLISSLSRMLSLETALGFDTGHAETITLIESLLLDLEGEPRLAPTA